In one Novipirellula artificiosorum genomic region, the following are encoded:
- a CDS encoding metallophosphoesterase family protein → MKLGIITDIHEHVEQLQAVLDELDKQAVDQIVMVGDVVETGERVEETCQLLSDAGVIGVWGNHDFGLCYEVSDETRRKYSDLVIQYMGSLEPRLKIGDCLFTHIEPWLDPTVLEELWFFGGPPTGGERLDRIFGAVSNRLIFTGHYHRWILASPKAVLDWNGGTSIQLNDGRYFVVVDALFAGRYAILDTETSELMPGCIASARLRRNANHP, encoded by the coding sequence ATGAAACTTGGCATCATCACCGATATTCACGAACACGTCGAACAGTTGCAGGCAGTGCTGGATGAGTTGGACAAGCAAGCTGTCGACCAGATCGTTATGGTGGGCGATGTCGTTGAAACGGGTGAGCGAGTTGAAGAAACGTGCCAGTTGCTTTCCGATGCCGGTGTGATCGGCGTCTGGGGCAATCATGACTTTGGACTCTGCTACGAAGTCAGCGACGAGACTCGACGGAAATATAGCGATCTGGTGATCCAGTACATGGGATCGCTAGAGCCGCGTCTCAAAATCGGTGACTGCCTATTCACACACATCGAACCCTGGCTCGATCCTACCGTGCTTGAAGAGCTCTGGTTCTTTGGCGGCCCGCCGACTGGCGGCGAGCGTTTGGACCGCATTTTCGGCGCAGTCTCTAATCGATTGATTTTTACTGGACACTACCACCGGTGGATTCTCGCCTCACCGAAGGCAGTCTTGGATTGGAATGGAGGAACGTCTATTCAGCTGAATGATGGGCGTTACTTTGTCGTGGTGGACGCGTTGTTTGCCGGTCGCTATGCTATCCTGGACACGGAAACTTCCGAGCTTATGCCAGGATGTATAGCTTCAGCGCGACTCCGTCGCAACGCAAACCATCCATGA
- a CDS encoding 2OG-Fe(II) oxygenase — MLRNLVRVKEGIFTIANLFTPQECEQWIALSESLCYQPAPINTQSGPERQLDVRNNTRVLLDDEQKSDELWQRIAQDVPNVAKGWTSVGLNERMRFYRYDVGERFRWHADGIHRRENGQKSFLTFLVYLNDDFSGGETAFSGGLKIRPQVGMALLFSHWLKHMGAEVRQGRKYVLRSDVMFVKTEQ, encoded by the coding sequence ATGTTGAGAAATCTGGTACGGGTAAAGGAAGGCATCTTCACGATCGCGAACCTGTTCACACCGCAGGAATGCGAACAATGGATCGCGTTGAGCGAGTCGCTCTGCTACCAGCCGGCTCCGATCAACACTCAGTCCGGACCAGAGCGACAATTGGACGTTCGGAACAACACGCGCGTGCTGCTGGATGATGAGCAGAAATCCGATGAACTATGGCAACGCATCGCCCAAGATGTTCCCAACGTGGCAAAGGGTTGGACGTCGGTGGGACTGAACGAGCGAATGCGGTTTTACCGCTACGACGTCGGCGAGAGGTTCAGATGGCATGCCGACGGCATTCATCGACGAGAGAATGGCCAAAAGAGCTTTCTTACGTTCCTCGTCTACTTGAACGACGATTTTTCTGGTGGCGAAACCGCATTCAGCGGCGGACTAAAAATCAGGCCTCAAGTTGGCATGGCACTTCTGTTTAGTCACTGGCTCAAGCACATGGGCGCTGAAGTGCGGCAAGGCCGCAAGTATGTGTTACGGTCCGATGTCATGTTTGTGAAAACTGAACAGTAG
- a CDS encoding carbohydrate porin — protein MPWLYFAAFVFLLCSHLGAAAGVVYRGLLPGRDEDVIGAGIAWARLNLGGTNQETVVETFYKAQVTATVSMQPDIQYIASPSGIYRDALAVGLRFTVTP, from the coding sequence ATGCCCTGGTTGTACTTCGCAGCCTTCGTGTTCTTGCTGTGCTCGCACCTTGGCGCGGCGGCGGGTGTTGTGTACCGAGGCTTATTGCCTGGTCGCGACGAAGACGTGATCGGCGCGGGCATCGCCTGGGCTCGACTGAACCTCGGTGGCACGAACCAGGAAACGGTAGTGGAAACCTTCTACAAAGCGCAGGTCACCGCAACCGTCAGTATGCAGCCCGATATCCAGTACATCGCTAGTCCATCCGGAATCTACCGTGACGCGCTAGCGGTCGGGCTCCGATTCACTGTGACCCCGTAG
- a CDS encoding tyrosine-type recombinase/integrase, with the protein MSNSVEAISVKYLTAKKLSGGTRKEYKSTVTKWTTWGNGVDVDRINRSHIRDFLDWVHNKAAEDGGSNPGRTANKARENLRAIMSWAWEQDYVAKLPRFPSPKPQRDVAGRHYLTKPDLNALYFATYQLPQLRGWKQPFTVGHYWRAALVVFFNYGVDTGTVFGSAGFHEPILWRHVSWRPEPPNGQGKECRYGWLYYRRVKTNKQFHRPMNRVVHAHLKSIRPENPQPDEPVFAGGTSRPNKQFQLLCELARLKPKQDVETGEEKLWVLKDLRKTSATYYDEHMPESSIEILGHSVGGVTYRHYAHRDPLAFKAIMSLPQPTAFTALHHGFDGECPCCRRRFQQA; encoded by the coding sequence ATGTCCAACAGCGTTGAAGCAATTTCAGTTAAGTATCTGACTGCCAAGAAACTCTCGGGCGGGACCCGCAAAGAATACAAGTCGACGGTCACCAAGTGGACTACCTGGGGCAACGGCGTTGATGTCGATCGGATCAATCGATCGCACATTCGCGATTTCTTGGACTGGGTTCACAACAAAGCTGCTGAGGATGGCGGTTCCAATCCGGGTCGCACTGCGAACAAGGCTCGAGAGAATCTTCGAGCCATCATGTCATGGGCCTGGGAGCAAGATTACGTTGCCAAGCTACCCCGATTCCCCAGTCCGAAACCGCAACGAGATGTTGCTGGCCGGCACTATCTGACGAAACCAGATCTCAACGCTCTCTACTTTGCCACATACCAACTGCCGCAATTGCGCGGCTGGAAGCAGCCTTTCACGGTTGGTCATTATTGGCGAGCCGCACTGGTCGTGTTCTTCAACTACGGAGTCGACACCGGGACTGTGTTCGGGTCCGCCGGATTTCATGAGCCGATATTGTGGCGACATGTGTCATGGCGACCAGAACCTCCGAATGGCCAAGGCAAGGAGTGTCGCTATGGTTGGCTGTACTACCGACGTGTGAAAACCAACAAGCAGTTTCACCGTCCAATGAACCGTGTCGTTCATGCGCACCTCAAGAGCATCCGCCCGGAGAATCCCCAGCCCGACGAGCCCGTCTTTGCGGGCGGCACGTCACGGCCCAACAAACAATTTCAATTGCTGTGTGAGTTGGCCCGCCTCAAGCCAAAGCAGGATGTGGAGACGGGTGAAGAGAAGCTCTGGGTTCTGAAAGATCTTCGCAAGACTTCGGCAACGTACTACGACGAGCACATGCCGGAATCGTCAATCGAGATCCTCGGACATTCTGTTGGCGGCGTGACGTATCGGCACTACGCACATCGCGACCCACTCGCTTTCAAAGCGATCATGTCACTGCCGCAGCCAACTGCGTTCACAGCGTTGCATCATGGATTCGATGGCGAGTGTCCCTGCTGCCGCAGAAGATTTCAGCAAGCCTGA